A genome region from Crossiella equi includes the following:
- the eccD gene encoding type VII secretion integral membrane protein EccD, producing the protein MATGTTVFSRVTVVAPRTRIDVALPADVAVADLLPMLLEMAGENSPDGGVRHGGWCLAKIGQDPLEPGRTLASLAVVDGDILQLRRRVENPPKALYDDVVDAIADADPDSFRAWDSDTARKLGHWAGGLAFIAAAAAVYLAGPAYPLAAAITAGVAAIVAVVIGAVVVRSYGAPTTGIIIAATGGLPMAFVAGLYAVPKGPAAPNVLLGFALVAVVAGAALMVIGAGVSVFIAAATVGVLGLLTAAVATFVDYPVHGFGAGAAAVALVVLSTLPQMTIKMAKIPLPHVPSNAEDLKEDQGFPDYEVIERRAGLAHEYMTGMIIGCGLVAAGGAVLAGTMPALWGPIFGAVVTAVLLLRARTYANGTQAVALLSTGILGAGGLLVGWMLTASPFGKLLWVFGTLVVLAALGLVLGVVFPKQRFSPPMRRSVDIAEAVFIAAVLPLALAVMELYTAIRHL; encoded by the coding sequence GTGGCGACCGGGACGACGGTGTTCAGCCGAGTGACCGTGGTGGCACCGCGAACGCGCATCGACGTCGCGCTTCCCGCGGATGTCGCGGTGGCCGACCTGCTGCCGATGCTGCTGGAGATGGCAGGCGAGAACAGCCCGGACGGCGGCGTCCGGCACGGCGGCTGGTGCCTGGCGAAGATCGGCCAGGACCCGCTGGAGCCGGGCCGCACGCTGGCCTCACTGGCTGTTGTGGACGGTGACATCCTCCAGCTGCGCCGCCGTGTCGAGAACCCGCCGAAGGCGCTCTACGACGACGTGGTGGACGCGATCGCCGACGCCGACCCGGACAGCTTCCGGGCCTGGGACTCCGACACCGCGCGCAAGCTCGGACACTGGGCGGGCGGGCTGGCCTTCATCGCCGCCGCCGCCGCGGTGTACCTGGCCGGGCCCGCCTACCCGCTGGCCGCCGCCATCACCGCGGGGGTGGCCGCGATCGTCGCGGTCGTCATCGGCGCGGTCGTGGTGCGCTCCTACGGCGCGCCGACCACCGGCATCATCATCGCCGCCACCGGTGGCCTGCCGATGGCCTTCGTGGCCGGGCTGTACGCCGTGCCGAAGGGCCCGGCCGCGCCGAACGTGCTGCTGGGCTTCGCGCTCGTCGCGGTGGTCGCGGGCGCCGCGCTGATGGTCATCGGCGCGGGCGTGTCGGTGTTCATCGCGGCCGCCACGGTCGGGGTGCTCGGCCTGCTCACCGCGGCCGTGGCCACGTTCGTGGACTACCCGGTGCACGGCTTCGGCGCGGGCGCCGCGGCGGTGGCCCTGGTGGTGCTGTCGACGCTGCCGCAGATGACCATCAAGATGGCCAAGATCCCGCTGCCGCACGTGCCGAGCAACGCCGAGGACCTCAAGGAGGACCAGGGCTTCCCGGACTACGAGGTCATCGAGCGGCGCGCGGGCCTGGCCCACGAGTACATGACCGGCATGATCATCGGCTGCGGCCTGGTCGCCGCGGGTGGCGCGGTCCTCGCGGGCACCATGCCCGCGCTGTGGGGCCCGATCTTCGGCGCGGTGGTCACCGCCGTGCTGCTGCTGCGCGCCCGCACCTACGCCAACGGCACCCAGGCGGTGGCGCTGCTGTCCACCGGCATCCTGGGTGCGGGCGGCCTGCTCGTCGGCTGGATGCTGACCGCCAGCCCGTTCGGCAAGCTGCTGTGGGTCTTCGGCACGCTGGTCGTGCTGGCCGCACTGGGCCTGGTGCTCGGCGTGGTCTTCCCGAAGCAGCGCTTCTCCCCGCCGATGCGGCGCTCGGTCGACATCGCCGAGGCGGTGTTCATCGCGGCCGTGCTGCCCCTCGCCCTCGCGGTGATGGAGCTCTACACGGCGATCCGGCACCTGTGA
- the eccB gene encoding type VII secretion protein EccB — MPSTPTTKSQVHAYQFVIRRMESALVRKDAVMLHEPTRTQARATVVGAILAAVCVLGFMIYGFLSPAGAPPKDGGIVISKQSGAVYVMLTNPKMLVATPNMASARLLLMAMGGQVQQDGPTTVDESSLTGVSRGAFTGIPGAPELLPTQDQRVSPDWGVCDSLTLDQSDNQPELNPDVLTTAFGGVTDLGRKLNPNEGLLLKDATGNVHLVYANPGSQGLAGHGFVRAKLDMKNQAVLDALRIGDTVPRKVSTSLLNAIQEVKPIKAPDVTGKGETPRYSMGGNKIGSVVRYENADSGYSYFLLLSDGVQEIPSAVAALMRQSNSSSTDWPAVQPSLVTQAGKSQNPVDIKDFPTAIPKIVPVATATTTCLSWTLKDNKQITSIGVATATPTPNKDLKPVQLAQADGNGEAVDQFFMPPGKAAVVRSSTGDNNLNGPIYLVSDRGVKFSVPSVEVAKGLGLGEQFPLAPETILTTLPSGPALDPKDAARMFDTVEISGGPAVRRPGPTTGAQAGG, encoded by the coding sequence ATGCCCTCAACACCTACCACCAAGTCCCAGGTTCACGCGTACCAGTTCGTGATTCGCAGGATGGAATCCGCACTGGTCCGCAAGGACGCGGTGATGTTGCACGAGCCCACCCGCACCCAGGCACGAGCCACGGTGGTCGGGGCGATCCTCGCCGCCGTCTGCGTGCTCGGCTTCATGATCTACGGCTTCCTGTCCCCGGCGGGCGCCCCGCCGAAGGACGGCGGCATCGTGATCAGCAAGCAGTCCGGGGCCGTCTACGTGATGCTGACCAACCCCAAGATGCTGGTGGCCACGCCGAACATGGCCTCGGCCCGCCTGCTCCTGATGGCGATGGGCGGCCAGGTCCAGCAGGACGGACCGACCACAGTGGACGAGTCCTCGCTCACCGGTGTCTCCCGCGGTGCCTTCACCGGCATCCCCGGCGCGCCCGAGCTGCTGCCCACCCAAGACCAACGGGTTTCACCCGACTGGGGGGTCTGCGACTCGCTCACCCTGGACCAGTCGGACAACCAGCCCGAGCTGAACCCGGACGTGCTGACCACCGCGTTCGGCGGGGTCACCGACCTGGGCCGCAAGCTCAACCCGAACGAGGGCCTGCTGCTCAAGGACGCCACCGGCAACGTGCACCTGGTGTACGCCAACCCCGGTTCGCAGGGGCTGGCCGGGCACGGGTTCGTGCGCGCGAAGCTGGACATGAAGAACCAGGCCGTGCTGGACGCGCTGCGCATCGGTGACACGGTCCCGCGCAAGGTGTCCACGTCGCTGCTGAACGCCATCCAGGAAGTCAAGCCGATCAAGGCGCCGGACGTGACCGGCAAGGGCGAGACCCCGCGGTACAGCATGGGCGGCAACAAGATCGGCAGCGTCGTGCGGTACGAGAACGCCGACAGTGGCTATTCCTACTTCCTGCTGCTCAGCGATGGTGTGCAGGAGATCCCGTCGGCGGTGGCCGCGTTGATGCGGCAGTCGAACTCCTCCAGCACCGACTGGCCCGCGGTGCAGCCGAGCCTGGTCACCCAGGCGGGCAAGAGCCAGAACCCGGTGGACATCAAGGACTTCCCGACGGCCATCCCGAAGATCGTGCCGGTCGCCACGGCCACCACGACCTGCCTGAGCTGGACGCTGAAGGACAACAAGCAGATCACCTCCATCGGCGTGGCCACCGCCACCCCGACGCCGAACAAGGACCTCAAGCCCGTGCAGCTCGCGCAGGCCGACGGCAACGGCGAGGCGGTCGACCAGTTCTTCATGCCGCCGGGCAAGGCGGCCGTGGTGCGCAGCTCCACCGGGGACAACAACCTCAACGGGCCGATCTACCTGGTCTCGGACCGGGGTGTGAAGTTCAGCGTGCCCAGCGTGGAGGTGGCCAAGGGCCTCGGCCTCGGCGAGCAGTTCCCGCTGGCGCCCGAGACGATCCTGACCACTCTGCCGAGCGGTCCGGCGCTGGACCCCAAGGACGCGGCCCGGATGTTCGACACGGTGGAGATCTCCGGCGGCCCCGCGGTGCGGCGGCCGGGACCGACCACGGGTGCGCAGGCGGGCGGCTGA
- a CDS encoding WXG100 family type VII secretion target — protein MDFRSLRAHPPAEATVHSGPDGRAAARGLDSHLNYLSNTARQLGVPDPVEEYFGPVVGQWNDMHAEAARWRAAARTLEDVSGRLTKPLGGLDSVWDGADSDAFLDHMRKVGLAGTGVSDAMVAMADALDATAEGLSQIVRDLVEVLADSAENVSAALVVPVQGEHRARKYLDDQKRPTRELFEAARKVLQALVGLCDNMEQSDAFAAIKLSNKMPETNWSFTAPKPAQPPQDLTAAAGRGGGGAGGGLGGGGGGGGIGGGLGGGGGASAPAPSPLAAGGQASVVQGPPSGTAQPAAASFGPPGAQQGPPGAPGMGGMMPGMMGAGAGGGQGGDQEHKSKVRVTAETAELFGKPTKAAPPVIGED, from the coding sequence ATGGACTTCCGCTCCCTGCGGGCCCACCCGCCCGCCGAGGCCACCGTCCACTCCGGACCGGACGGCCGGGCCGCCGCGCGCGGTCTGGACAGCCACCTGAACTACCTCTCCAACACCGCCCGCCAGCTGGGCGTGCCCGACCCGGTCGAGGAGTACTTCGGCCCGGTTGTGGGGCAGTGGAACGACATGCACGCCGAGGCCGCCCGCTGGCGTGCCGCCGCCCGCACCCTGGAGGACGTCTCCGGCCGCCTGACCAAGCCGCTGGGCGGCCTGGACTCGGTGTGGGACGGCGCGGACTCCGACGCCTTCCTCGACCACATGCGCAAGGTCGGCCTGGCGGGCACCGGCGTCTCGGACGCGATGGTGGCCATGGCCGACGCCCTGGACGCCACCGCGGAGGGCCTGAGCCAGATCGTGCGGGACCTGGTCGAGGTCCTGGCCGACAGCGCGGAGAACGTCTCGGCGGCCCTGGTCGTCCCGGTGCAGGGTGAGCACAGGGCGCGCAAGTACCTCGACGACCAGAAGCGCCCCACCCGGGAGCTGTTCGAGGCCGCGCGCAAGGTGCTCCAGGCACTGGTCGGACTGTGCGACAACATGGAGCAGAGCGACGCGTTCGCGGCCATCAAGCTGAGCAACAAGATGCCGGAGACCAACTGGTCCTTCACCGCGCCCAAGCCCGCCCAGCCCCCGCAGGACCTCACCGCCGCGGCGGGCCGGGGCGGCGGTGGCGCGGGCGGCGGCCTCGGTGGGGGCGGCGGCGGTGGTGGCATCGGCGGCGGGCTCGGCGGGGGTGGCGGCGCGTCCGCCCCGGCCCCGTCCCCGCTGGCGGCGGGCGGCCAGGCCTCGGTCGTGCAGGGCCCGCCCAGCGGCACCGCACAGCCCGCGGCGGCCTCCTTCGGCCCGCCTGGTGCCCAGCAGGGCCCGCCTGGCGCGCCCGGCATGGGCGGCATGATGCCGGGCATGATGGGCGCTGGCGCCGGTGGTGGCCAGGGCGGCGACCAGGAGCACAAGTCCAAGGTGCGGGTCACCGCGGAGACCGCCGAGCTGTTCGGCAAGCCCACCAAGGCGGCCCCGCCGGTCATCGGCGAGGACTGA
- the mycP gene encoding type VII secretion-associated serine protease mycosin, whose amino-acid sequence MRRTRRTAALTGVAAVLLTLVPALPAQAQQPVATPGPVRDDPFPKPPAAGALPQNKTGPDKNYTPKKQCLQSNSGGGTVIPRPWGQMELQVESLWRFATGADIKVAVIDTGVNPHPRFGNRLQGGGDYVEGNRSGAYDCNGHGTLVAGIIAADRGNDLEGFKGVAPDAKILAIRQTDPYFADDATKSTAGNSLTLGQAIRRAADDDAVKVINISESICAPKGNLADQSGVRAAVQYAFKEKDKVIVVAAGNTDGSENATVCKENNEPGKARTVVSPAYMDDEVLTVGAIQRGGGRASFSIGGPWVDIAGPGTDIVSLDPGQGGTGLANRVPDSSGRPVVIQGTSFAAPYVAGVAALVRERFPKLSAKQVMDRLTKTAQHPAGGDGRDFYLGYGMVDPMAALTAVLPEEAGVQPAAPVRTAMPLNPPLVKDWTPTAVAVIGAGGGLGLLLITLFVVRTSQRDRRRAHADEALKPLV is encoded by the coding sequence ATGCGGCGGACGCGACGGACCGCGGCGCTGACCGGCGTCGCGGCGGTGCTGCTCACGCTCGTCCCGGCCCTGCCCGCCCAGGCCCAGCAGCCGGTGGCGACCCCCGGACCGGTGCGGGACGACCCGTTCCCGAAGCCTCCGGCCGCGGGAGCGCTGCCCCAGAACAAGACCGGGCCGGACAAGAACTACACGCCCAAGAAGCAGTGCCTGCAGTCCAACAGCGGCGGCGGCACCGTGATCCCGCGCCCGTGGGGCCAGATGGAGCTCCAGGTGGAGAGCCTCTGGCGGTTCGCCACCGGTGCCGACATCAAGGTCGCGGTGATCGACACCGGCGTGAACCCGCACCCGCGCTTCGGCAACCGGCTGCAGGGCGGCGGCGACTACGTCGAGGGCAACCGGAGCGGCGCCTACGACTGCAACGGCCACGGCACGCTGGTCGCGGGCATCATCGCCGCGGACCGGGGCAACGACCTGGAGGGCTTCAAGGGCGTGGCCCCGGACGCGAAGATCCTCGCGATCCGGCAGACCGACCCGTACTTCGCCGATGACGCCACCAAGTCGACCGCTGGCAACTCCCTGACACTGGGGCAGGCGATCCGGCGCGCGGCCGACGACGACGCGGTCAAGGTCATCAACATCTCCGAGTCCATCTGCGCGCCCAAGGGCAACCTGGCCGACCAGTCCGGGGTCCGGGCGGCCGTGCAGTACGCGTTCAAGGAGAAGGACAAGGTCATCGTGGTGGCCGCCGGGAACACCGACGGCAGCGAGAACGCCACCGTCTGCAAGGAGAACAACGAGCCGGGCAAGGCGCGCACGGTGGTCAGCCCCGCGTACATGGACGACGAGGTGCTCACCGTCGGCGCGATCCAGCGCGGCGGCGGCCGGGCGTCGTTCTCCATCGGCGGCCCGTGGGTGGACATCGCCGGGCCGGGCACCGACATCGTCTCGCTCGACCCGGGCCAGGGTGGTACCGGCCTGGCCAACCGCGTGCCGGACTCCAGCGGCCGGCCGGTGGTCATCCAGGGCACCAGCTTCGCCGCCCCGTACGTGGCGGGCGTGGCCGCGCTGGTGCGCGAGCGGTTCCCGAAGCTGTCCGCGAAGCAGGTGATGGACCGGCTCACCAAGACCGCCCAGCACCCGGCGGGCGGCGACGGCCGGGACTTCTATCTGGGCTACGGCATGGTCGACCCGATGGCCGCGCTGACCGCGGTACTGCCGGAGGAGGCTGGCGTGCAGCCCGCCGCCCCGGTGCGCACGGCGATGCCGCTGAACCCGCCGCTGGTCAAGGACTGGACGCCCACGGCGGTGGCCGTCATCGGCGCGGGCGGCGGCCTCGGGCTGCTGCTGATCACGCTGTTCGTAGTGCGCACCTCGCAGCGCGACCGCAGGCGTGCGCACGCCGACGAGGCGCTCAAACCCCTGGTGTGA